A window of the candidate division KSB1 bacterium genome harbors these coding sequences:
- a CDS encoding 3-ketoacyl-CoA thiolase, with the protein MSKLRRGVFATAGYNTISMGSGRDEFHPKKPRPGIEHYILEAGRGAIRQIGSAELIDEAVIGNFMAARFCRQGHLAAFLPAVDEALRFKPCTRTEGACASGGLAVYTGIKSILAETAEVVLVIGVEVQNTFKAVYGSDILAGAAHYAGERKAGHAFFFPAKFDERAAAYFSRFGQERTRRAMAMWYVQAIENARREPKAQEYHNRAEDLFALGMTPPNPKVFLPNLDVYDCSKVSDGASAIVLASEEGLARLGIPRAQAVQRIGMGVAENDITAAPPELTELTTTRAAVDKAYRMAGVKPGDIGVCEVHDRFTISGLLSLEAAGFVRAGGAPDFVAGGETRPGGTVACNTTGGLIGFGHYTGGTGVRQVVDVWRQLTKNAGECQVKLRPERRLGMSINMGGNDKTVTVFIFAPAQ; encoded by the coding sequence ATGAGCAAGCTGAGGAGGGGGGTCTTCGCAACAGCTGGATACAACACCATCTCGATGGGGTCCGGTCGAGACGAATTCCATCCGAAAAAGCCACGACCGGGCATTGAGCACTACATCCTCGAAGCAGGCCGGGGAGCAATTCGGCAGATTGGCTCAGCCGAGCTTATCGACGAGGCGGTCATTGGCAACTTCATGGCCGCGCGCTTTTGCCGCCAGGGGCATTTGGCAGCCTTCCTGCCCGCCGTGGACGAGGCGCTGCGCTTCAAGCCATGTACCCGCACCGAGGGCGCGTGCGCCTCGGGTGGTTTGGCGGTATATACCGGCATCAAAAGCATCTTGGCAGAGACTGCCGAGGTTGTCCTGGTAATCGGAGTTGAAGTGCAGAACACTTTCAAGGCGGTGTACGGGTCGGACATTCTGGCCGGGGCAGCACACTATGCGGGCGAGCGAAAGGCGGGGCATGCCTTCTTCTTCCCAGCCAAGTTCGACGAGCGCGCCGCCGCCTACTTTTCCCGTTTCGGGCAGGAGCGCACCAGACGAGCCATGGCCATGTGGTATGTGCAGGCCATCGAAAACGCACGGCGTGAGCCGAAGGCGCAGGAGTACCACAACAGAGCCGAGGACCTTTTCGCTCTGGGCATGACCCCTCCCAACCCCAAGGTTTTCCTGCCCAATCTAGACGTCTACGATTGCTCCAAGGTCTCTGATGGTGCTTCGGCCATTGTGCTGGCCTCTGAAGAGGGTTTGGCGCGATTGGGCATCCCGCGCGCGCAAGCAGTGCAGCGGATCGGCATGGGTGTGGCGGAGAACGACATCACCGCCGCACCACCGGAGTTGACGGAACTGACTACCACCCGCGCTGCAGTTGACAAAGCCTACAGGATGGCGGGAGTCAAACCCGGCGACATCGGTGTGTGTGAGGTGCATGATCGTTTCACGATTAGCGGACTCCTTTCGCTGGAGGCTGCTGGGTTTGTGAGAGCGGGGGGCGCGCCTGATTTTGTAGCAGGCGGCGAAACGCGACCAGGCGGTACCGTTGCCTGTAACACCACCGGAGGGCTCATCGGTTTTGGCCACTACACCGGGGGTACGGGCGTAAGACAAGTTGTGGATGTCTGGCGTCAACTGACCAAGAACGCCGGTGAGTGCCAGGTAAAACTTCGCCCCGAGCGCCGCCTTGGGATGAGCATTAACATGGGGGGGAACGACAAGACAGTTACCGTGTTCATCTTTGCCCCTGCACAGTGA
- a CDS encoding tetratricopeptide repeat protein, with product MDKAQRVCTREDVEAGLRLLPTFCDPWTAEKYAAALRQAPENPYLLCRTAQSFYFAGSLSRSVELFQKLLQKVPRCASARHQLGMAYYRQGKLAEARKTFREVTKIDPQCAIAYHWLGLTCYHMGRRDEALQAYRQCLEKSPESLIVLYDMAIIYSAMGKHQEAAEVLRRLTEAFPKDAAAFYHLGMAYSHLDQDQQALACFKRALALDPHDRRARHMVEVLSEVTSQSQRLL from the coding sequence ATGGACAAAGCACAGCGTGTTTGCACTCGCGAGGACGTCGAAGCCGGTTTGCGCTTGCTTCCCACCTTTTGCGATCCTTGGACTGCGGAGAAATACGCCGCGGCGCTGCGCCAGGCTCCGGAGAATCCGTATCTCCTTTGCCGAACGGCACAGAGCTTCTACTTTGCCGGTTCCTTGAGCAGGTCGGTGGAGTTGTTCCAAAAACTGTTGCAAAAGGTGCCCCGCTGCGCGAGTGCACGGCATCAATTGGGCATGGCCTACTACCGGCAGGGCAAGTTGGCGGAGGCGCGGAAGACTTTTCGTGAGGTGACCAAAATTGACCCGCAATGTGCTATCGCCTACCACTGGCTCGGTTTGACCTGCTACCACATGGGGCGCCGCGACGAGGCGCTGCAGGCTTACCGGCAGTGCCTGGAAAAGAGCCCGGAATCTCTCATCGTGCTCTACGACATGGCCATCATCTATTCGGCGATGGGAAAGCACCAGGAAGCAGCGGAGGTATTGCGCCGTCTTACTGAAGCCTTTCCTAAGGATGCGGCTGCCTTCTACCACTTGGGCATGGCTTACAGCCACCTTGACCAGGACCAGCAGGCTCTGGCCTGCTTCAAACGCGCACTGGCACTCGACCCGCACGACCGCCGGGCGCGTCACATGGTAGAGGTGCTTTCAGAGGTCACCAGTCAGTCGCAACGCTTGCTGTGA
- a CDS encoding enoyl-CoA hydratase/isomerase family protein, translating into MTEYQTIPLRPQGPVVTVALNRPEVRNAFDARMLAELIDVFTGLAAEFPKVRVVVLTGNGTSFCTGADLNWMKETAHYSVADNLADAPQVAECMHLLYRLPQPTIARVNGPAIGGGMGFVCACDMAVAQRDAVFSLSEVRIGLVPACISPYVLKKIGEGHCRELFLRGERLSAERAQAIGLLNEVVEPANLDAAVQRRIEQLLADGPQAMAACKLLLEKVAHQELEEAKSLTAEMIARLRAGSEAQEGMAAFLERRTPRWPEDLSGGQ; encoded by the coding sequence ATGACTGAGTACCAAACCATACCACTCCGCCCACAAGGCCCAGTCGTAACAGTGGCGCTAAATCGGCCAGAGGTGCGGAACGCTTTTGACGCTCGCATGCTGGCGGAACTCATCGACGTCTTCACCGGGTTAGCTGCCGAGTTTCCCAAAGTGCGCGTCGTGGTGCTCACGGGAAACGGCACCTCCTTTTGCACTGGTGCCGACCTCAACTGGATGAAGGAGACGGCACATTACAGCGTCGCTGACAATCTGGCTGACGCTCCTCAGGTGGCGGAGTGCATGCACCTGCTTTATCGTTTGCCGCAGCCGACCATCGCTCGGGTCAACGGGCCGGCAATCGGCGGCGGCATGGGGTTTGTGTGTGCCTGCGACATGGCCGTGGCGCAGCGCGACGCCGTCTTTAGCTTGAGCGAGGTGCGCATCGGTTTGGTGCCAGCATGCATTTCGCCCTATGTGCTAAAAAAAATCGGCGAGGGGCACTGCCGCGAGCTCTTTCTTAGGGGAGAGCGGCTTTCCGCCGAACGCGCCCAGGCCATTGGCCTGCTGAATGAAGTGGTGGAGCCGGCGAATCTTGATGCGGCGGTGCAGCGCAGGATCGAACAGCTGCTTGCCGACGGGCCACAGGCCATGGCAGCGTGCAAGCTCCTCTTGGAAAAGGTGGCGCACCAGGAGCTCGAGGAGGCGAAATCGCTCACCGCAGAAATGATAGCCCGGTTGCGGGCAGGGTCCGAGGCGCAAGAGGGGATGGCCGCCTTCCTGGAGAGACGGACCCCCCGCTGGCCCGAGGATCTGTCCGGAGGTCAATGA
- a CDS encoding acetyl-CoA carboxylase biotin carboxyl carrier protein subunit has protein sequence MRYRAEIDGHELEFDLRCQGHCATAIVDGTVVPITMTRIGSSTEYAVLFGNRSFSFEVQRNAAGTWVAHCGRVYHCRAQNAQREALARLGGAAEGHQRAWELRAPMPGLVLEVRVREGDAVEAGQGVLVVEAMKMENELRAPCAGTVKEVKVKEKESVEQNQLLIVFA, from the coding sequence ATGCGATACCGCGCCGAGATCGATGGACACGAATTGGAATTTGACCTGCGTTGCCAAGGCCACTGCGCCACTGCCATCGTGGATGGCACCGTCGTGCCCATTACCATGACGCGCATCGGGAGCTCAACCGAGTATGCGGTACTGTTTGGTAATCGCTCCTTTTCCTTCGAGGTGCAGCGGAATGCAGCAGGAACCTGGGTTGCCCACTGCGGACGCGTCTACCATTGCCGTGCACAGAATGCACAGAGAGAGGCCCTGGCGCGACTGGGCGGCGCGGCCGAAGGGCACCAACGGGCTTGGGAGCTCCGGGCACCTATGCCCGGCTTGGTTTTGGAAGTCAGGGTACGGGAGGGCGACGCGGTTGAAGCTGGTCAAGGGGTGCTCGTCGTGGAAGCAATGAAGATGGAGAACGAACTCCGGGCACCATGCGCCGGAACGGTCAAAGAAGTGAAAGTAAAGGAAAAGGAGTCAGTGGAGCAGAATCAGCTCCTGATCGTGTTCGCCTAG
- a CDS encoding acetyl-CoA carboxylase biotin carboxyl carrier protein subunit, with protein sequence MPGKLIRLFVHPGDRVRVGDRLAVLQAMKMEHDIRAPVSGTVSRLNCAEEALVDGGQPLFEIEPDHAESSA encoded by the coding sequence ATGCCCGGCAAACTCATTCGCCTGTTTGTGCACCCAGGTGACCGCGTGCGCGTGGGTGACCGCCTCGCCGTCTTGCAAGCCATGAAAATGGAACATGACATTCGCGCACCGGTCAGCGGCACGGTGAGCAGACTCAACTGCGCTGAAGAGGCACTGGTGGACGGGGGCCAGCCCCTTTTTGAGATCGAGCCAGACCATGCCGAAAGTAGCGCATAG
- a CDS encoding cobalamin B12-binding domain-containing protein — protein MERPIRVLLAKPGLDGHDRGIKVIASALRDAGMEVIYTGLRQTPEAIVRAAIQEDVDALGMSVLSGAHMTLFPEVLELLRAQGADHILLFGGGIIPDTDIHALRQMGVGALFTPGTSLQEIIDYVRREISERRKREQ, from the coding sequence GTGGAACGACCCATCCGCGTGTTGCTTGCCAAGCCCGGCTTAGATGGACACGATCGCGGCATCAAGGTCATCGCCAGCGCCCTGCGGGATGCGGGCATGGAGGTCATCTACACGGGCCTCCGCCAGACGCCCGAGGCCATTGTGCGTGCGGCCATCCAGGAAGATGTGGATGCGCTAGGCATGAGCGTACTCTCAGGGGCCCACATGACGCTCTTTCCTGAGGTGTTAGAGCTCCTCCGCGCCCAGGGGGCCGACCACATTCTCCTGTTCGGGGGCGGCATCATTCCCGACACAGACATCCATGCCCTGCGCCAGATGGGGGTCGGGGCCCTCTTCACGCCCGGCACCTCGCTGCAGGAGATCATCGACTATGTGCGCCGCGAAATCAGCGAGCGGAGGAAAAGGGAACAGTGA
- a CDS encoding acetyl-CoA carboxylase biotin carboxylase subunit: MVSKVLVANRGEIAVRVIRACRELGVETVAVYSEADEDALHVQLVDQAVCLGPAPPLQSYLRVDAVIAAARHTGADAIHPGYGFLAENAAFAQRCEQEGITFVGPCSAALALVGDKVAARATVARAGVPTIPGMLLKTTELSVLTSEAEALGYPLLVKASAGGGGKGMRLVRHRGELRAALEAGIREAESAFGDGSLYLEKYLEEPRHVEFQVLADHHGHAVHLYERECSMQRRYQKVVEESPSPALDDDLRQRMADAAPKVVKACSYTNAGTVEFLLGKDGTFYFLEVNARIQVEHPVTESVTGVDLVRQQLLIASGEPLHLRQEQITQRGHAIECRIYAEDPAHDFLPCPGTLLALQEPRGAGVRTDSGLFPGCQVSVHYDPLSAKVIAWGQDREQARRRMVAALQEYVILGVRTEIPFLRAIMNQPAFVAGETTTAFLARFMDELLRAASDKEAQLDALLAAAVAEFERRRTARSGTPKEITPWQRIGRWKVGMAH, translated from the coding sequence ATGGTGAGCAAGGTATTGGTGGCCAATCGCGGGGAAATCGCGGTGCGCGTGATCCGTGCTTGCCGCGAGCTCGGGGTAGAGACGGTGGCTGTCTACTCGGAGGCGGATGAAGATGCTCTCCATGTGCAGCTTGTCGACCAGGCGGTGTGCCTCGGTCCGGCCCCTCCCCTGCAGAGCTACTTGCGAGTTGACGCGGTCATTGCCGCAGCGCGCCACACTGGTGCCGACGCCATTCATCCCGGCTACGGCTTTCTCGCAGAGAACGCCGCTTTCGCCCAACGCTGCGAGCAAGAAGGCATCACCTTTGTGGGCCCCTGCTCCGCGGCTCTGGCCCTCGTAGGCGACAAGGTGGCTGCGCGGGCCACGGTTGCCAGGGCTGGCGTACCCACCATACCTGGAATGCTGCTCAAGACCACCGAGCTTTCCGTCCTCACCTCTGAAGCCGAAGCATTAGGCTATCCCCTCTTGGTCAAGGCCTCGGCAGGTGGCGGGGGCAAAGGCATGCGCCTGGTCCGTCATCGGGGGGAACTGAGAGCGGCCCTCGAAGCAGGTATCCGCGAGGCTGAGTCGGCCTTCGGTGACGGCTCTCTGTACCTGGAAAAATACCTCGAGGAGCCGCGCCATGTGGAGTTCCAGGTGTTGGCCGATCATCATGGCCACGCTGTGCATCTCTACGAACGCGAGTGTTCCATGCAGCGTCGATATCAGAAAGTAGTTGAGGAATCCCCTTCTCCTGCCCTCGACGACGACCTCAGGCAGAGAATGGCTGATGCAGCACCAAAAGTCGTAAAGGCTTGCTCCTATACCAACGCCGGTACTGTGGAGTTCCTCCTGGGGAAAGATGGCACCTTCTACTTCTTGGAGGTGAACGCACGCATCCAGGTGGAGCACCCTGTAACTGAGTCGGTCACCGGTGTAGACCTTGTCCGTCAACAGTTATTGATCGCCAGTGGCGAGCCGCTCCATTTGCGTCAGGAGCAAATTACCCAGCGCGGACATGCTATTGAGTGTCGCATCTACGCCGAGGACCCGGCGCATGATTTTCTCCCCTGCCCAGGAACCCTGCTGGCGCTTCAAGAGCCGCGCGGCGCGGGGGTCCGCACTGATTCTGGCCTCTTCCCTGGGTGCCAGGTGAGCGTCCATTATGACCCGTTGTCGGCCAAGGTCATCGCTTGGGGACAAGATCGTGAGCAGGCTCGCCGCCGCATGGTGGCGGCTTTGCAGGAGTATGTGATCTTGGGGGTGCGCACGGAGATTCCATTCCTACGCGCGATAATGAACCAGCCGGCGTTCGTTGCCGGTGAGACGACTACTGCCTTTCTGGCACGCTTCATGGATGAACTCTTGCGTGCTGCCTCCGACAAGGAGGCACAACTGGATGCTTTGCTGGCGGCTGCAGTCGCCGAGTTCGAGCGAAGGCGAACTGCGCGCTCCGGCACCCCCAAGGAAATCACCCCGTGGCAGCGGATCGGGCGCTGGAAAGTCGGCATGGCCCACTGA
- a CDS encoding transposase codes for MLSADATSPPSIVSWTPRGRPHRTRFNNFVLVQRWKPEEALAATADRLLTALKPRPGDRIYLVIDHTEKAKRGGQKTDAAEDRPTKAMQAVEWIYDGSSGQKIRGHQFVCATIVLSGVQIPFGIRLYVKKEHCAKLGIPFKKTTQLAAELIKAFQPPKDVKITVLFDSYYLCPTVVKACRRKGFSFIAPLKSNRNLFRNGRP; via the coding sequence TTGCTTTCGGCCGACGCAACATCTCCGCCCTCTATCGTCAGCTGGACCCCCCGCGGCCGACCTCACCGTACTCGCTTCAACAATTTCGTTCTCGTCCAGAGGTGGAAGCCGGAAGAGGCCCTTGCCGCGACCGCCGACCGGTTGCTCACGGCCCTCAAGCCGCGCCCGGGCGACCGAATCTATCTTGTGATCGACCACACCGAGAAGGCGAAACGTGGCGGCCAAAAGACCGACGCCGCCGAAGACAGGCCCACCAAAGCGATGCAGGCGGTCGAGTGGATCTACGACGGCTCGTCGGGCCAGAAGATTCGAGGCCACCAGTTCGTCTGTGCGACCATTGTCTTGAGCGGCGTGCAGATCCCGTTTGGAATCCGGCTCTATGTGAAAAAGGAGCACTGCGCGAAGCTCGGGATCCCCTTCAAAAAGACGACGCAGCTGGCCGCAGAACTCATCAAGGCCTTTCAGCCCCCAAAGGACGTCAAGATCACTGTGCTCTTTGATTCCTACTACCTCTGTCCAACGGTTGTGAAGGCCTGTCGCCGCAAGGGCTTTTCCTTCATCGCGCCGCTGAAGAGCAATCGAAATCTCTTCAGGAACGGCCGGCCTTGA
- the accC gene encoding acetyl-CoA carboxylase biotin carboxylase subunit has product MFRRVLIANRGEIAVRIMRACRELGIETVAIFSDVDRSARHVRYADYAFPIGAGPATESYLCQERIVEAALQAGAEASHPGYGFLAENADFTRAVQAAGLVFVGPHPETTALLGDKIAARKMASSAGIPIVPGVEQTINSVEEATGVAEQVGYPLLIKAAAGGGGKGMRIARTPAELPEAVRAARSESQSAFGDGRIYIEKYLERPRHVVIQVITDSHGTVCHLGERECSIQRRHQKVVEEAPSPIVDPELRAAMGQAAVRAAMAAGYLNAGTVEFLLDGQRNFYFLEVNTRLQVEHPVTEMVTGIDLVKEQLRVAAGLPLTFRQEEVRWHGAAIECRIYAEDPYNDFLPSTGTVSSYREPAGPGVRVDSGIGQGDQISIHYDPLIAKLVVWGQTRAEAIARMRRALSECTIMGVRTTIPFHLAVMANPRFVEGRLSTHFIQEEFAKQKAEPAPADRQLLAAMASLACMLESQRQVSPRPSDSASPRMGAWKIAGRRRALETY; this is encoded by the coding sequence ATGTTCAGGCGGGTGCTCATCGCCAATCGCGGCGAAATCGCCGTCCGCATCATGCGGGCTTGCAGGGAGCTGGGCATCGAGACGGTGGCCATCTTCTCGGACGTGGACCGCTCCGCACGCCATGTGCGCTACGCCGACTACGCCTTCCCCATCGGCGCAGGACCGGCAACTGAGAGTTACCTTTGCCAAGAGCGCATCGTCGAGGCAGCACTGCAGGCAGGCGCAGAGGCCAGTCACCCGGGGTACGGCTTCCTGGCCGAGAATGCTGACTTTACACGGGCGGTGCAGGCCGCCGGTTTGGTCTTCGTGGGACCGCATCCAGAAACCACTGCTCTGCTGGGCGACAAGATTGCCGCCCGCAAGATGGCCAGTAGTGCCGGCATACCCATTGTCCCCGGCGTGGAACAGACCATTAACTCCGTCGAGGAAGCCACAGGGGTGGCGGAGCAGGTTGGCTACCCGCTCCTCATCAAGGCAGCAGCCGGTGGCGGAGGCAAGGGCATGCGCATCGCGCGTACGCCAGCGGAACTCCCCGAAGCGGTGAGGGCTGCCCGCTCAGAGTCCCAGTCCGCTTTCGGGGACGGCCGCATCTACATAGAAAAGTACCTTGAGCGACCACGGCACGTGGTGATTCAGGTCATTACCGACAGCCACGGCACTGTCTGCCACCTGGGGGAGCGAGAGTGTTCCATCCAGCGCCGCCACCAGAAGGTCGTGGAGGAGGCGCCTTCCCCGATCGTCGACCCGGAGTTGCGCGCGGCCATGGGCCAGGCGGCGGTACGGGCCGCGATGGCAGCGGGTTACCTCAACGCGGGCACGGTGGAGTTCCTCCTGGATGGTCAGCGCAACTTTTACTTCCTGGAAGTGAACACCAGACTGCAGGTGGAGCACCCGGTGACCGAAATGGTAACCGGCATCGACCTCGTCAAGGAGCAGTTACGCGTCGCGGCGGGCTTGCCGCTCACCTTCCGGCAGGAGGAGGTGCGCTGGCACGGCGCGGCCATCGAGTGCCGAATCTACGCCGAGGACCCTTACAATGATTTCCTTCCCTCCACAGGCACGGTGAGCAGCTATCGCGAGCCCGCAGGACCGGGGGTGAGGGTCGATTCCGGCATCGGCCAGGGAGACCAGATCTCTATTCACTACGACCCTCTCATCGCCAAACTCGTTGTGTGGGGACAGACGCGCGCCGAGGCTATCGCGCGCATGCGACGCGCACTGAGCGAATGCACCATCATGGGCGTGAGAACCACCATACCCTTCCACCTTGCGGTGATGGCCAACCCACGTTTTGTGGAAGGCAGGCTCTCTACCCACTTCATCCAGGAAGAGTTCGCCAAACAGAAAGCGGAACCCGCACCGGCCGACCGCCAGCTCCTGGCAGCAATGGCGTCGCTCGCCTGCATGCTGGAAAGCCAACGACAAGTATCGCCGCGCCCCTCGGACAGCGCCTCACCCCGGATGGGAGCCTGGAAGATTGCCGGGCGGCGGCGGGCACTCGAAACGTACTGA
- a CDS encoding Zn-ribbon domain-containing OB-fold protein: MSVPKYWREIPRRYRLEAGQCAHCGTTFYPPRLVCPECKSREFRTVCLPMQGVVETFTVVRVAPSTFLDQAPYALAVVRLADGTKLCTQLVDCEPEQLSIGMPVRLEFRRILARRRAGIVCYGHKAVPE; encoded by the coding sequence ATGTCTGTACCAAAGTACTGGCGCGAAATCCCGCGTCGTTACCGCCTCGAGGCAGGACAGTGCGCGCACTGTGGTACCACTTTCTACCCTCCTCGGCTGGTCTGTCCAGAATGCAAGAGCCGGGAGTTTCGCACCGTCTGCTTGCCAATGCAAGGAGTGGTGGAAACATTCACCGTGGTGCGCGTGGCCCCCAGCACTTTCCTGGACCAGGCTCCGTATGCCTTGGCAGTGGTGCGCTTGGCAGATGGCACCAAGTTATGCACCCAACTGGTCGACTGTGAACCGGAGCAGCTAAGTATCGGCATGCCAGTACGACTTGAATTCAGGCGCATCCTCGCGCGGCGCCGCGCTGGAATCGTCTGCTATGGGCACAAGGCGGTGCCGGAGTAG
- a CDS encoding MBL fold metallo-hydrolase, with product MRLGEFDIHTVVDNTFKMDGGAMFGVVPKTIWRNLVAVDEDNLVPLDMNTLLVRTPHAAVLIDAGMGDLLTAKQRRIFGLHAPSRLLAGLQASGLAREDVDMVILSHLHADHDGGVASGSLEASEPTFPKARHVVQEWEWEDAMRPNERTAAAYFTDHLRLLEKRKLLRLVQGDCEILPGIAVRLTGGHCRGHQMVEIVSKGERLAYLGDLLPTAAHVRFAYIAGVDTFPLRTLEAKKELLPRLAAEGWLVALDHDVRVKIGKVMERDGTLEIVAAKGADSEHTL from the coding sequence ATGCGTTTGGGAGAATTCGACATCCATACGGTTGTCGACAACACGTTCAAGATGGACGGCGGGGCCATGTTCGGGGTGGTGCCGAAGACCATCTGGCGAAACCTGGTGGCGGTGGACGAAGACAACTTAGTACCGCTGGACATGAACACCCTGCTTGTTCGCACTCCGCACGCTGCAGTGCTCATCGATGCAGGCATGGGCGACTTGCTCACCGCCAAGCAGCGGCGCATCTTTGGCCTTCATGCGCCTTCCCGTCTGCTGGCTGGGCTGCAGGCCTCGGGGTTGGCCCGGGAAGACGTTGACATGGTCATCCTCTCCCATCTTCATGCCGATCACGATGGAGGAGTGGCCAGTGGCTCGTTGGAGGCCTCTGAGCCGACTTTTCCCAAGGCGAGGCACGTGGTGCAAGAGTGGGAATGGGAAGACGCGATGAGGCCTAACGAGCGCACCGCGGCCGCCTACTTCACTGATCACCTCAGGCTGCTGGAAAAACGCAAACTTCTGCGACTGGTCCAGGGCGATTGTGAGATATTGCCAGGCATCGCCGTGCGGCTCACTGGTGGCCACTGCCGCGGCCACCAAATGGTGGAGATCGTCTCGAAAGGCGAGCGGCTTGCCTATTTGGGCGACCTCCTGCCCACGGCTGCCCACGTGCGCTTCGCCTACATTGCCGGTGTGGACACCTTTCCCTTGCGCACTTTGGAGGCCAAGAAGGAACTCCTCCCCCGCCTTGCGGCCGAGGGATGGTTGGTTGCTCTTGATCACGACGTCCGGGTGAAAATCGGCAAGGTGATGGAACGCGACGGCACACTGGAAATTGTTGCCGCCAAAGGAGCGGATAGTGAGCATACCCTCTGA
- a CDS encoding thiolase domain-containing protein, with translation MAGEVAIIGVGLSEWGELWNKSLRDIFVEAALKAIDDAGVERIDSMYVGCMSSGLFVGQEHLASLLADYLGMRHIPAARVESACASGGLALKVGFLEVASGVSDVVLVGGVEKMTDVSTDQATAALATAADQEYEVYFGATFPALYAMMARAHMHQFGTTREQLAQVAVKNHYHGSMNPHAQFPHKITVEDVLNSLVVADPLRVLDCSPITDGAAAVVICSLSTAKKICKKPIVKLIGCGHATDTIALHSRSDLTYLQATALAAERALAMAGKRHEDIDLIELHDCFTIAELIVLESMGFLERGKAGEATASGVTTLGGKLPVNTSGGLKAKGHPVGATGVAHVVEIVQQLRGEAGARQVEGARAGLTQNMGGTGGSTLVHILEVL, from the coding sequence GTGGCAGGCGAAGTAGCCATCATTGGTGTCGGGCTGAGCGAGTGGGGCGAGCTGTGGAACAAGTCACTGCGCGACATATTTGTTGAAGCGGCGCTCAAGGCCATCGACGACGCCGGCGTGGAGCGCATCGATTCCATGTACGTCGGCTGCATGAGCAGCGGCCTGTTTGTCGGCCAGGAGCACCTTGCGTCGCTGCTTGCCGATTACCTGGGGATGCGCCACATCCCGGCAGCCAGGGTCGAATCCGCCTGCGCCTCAGGAGGCTTGGCACTCAAGGTAGGGTTCTTGGAGGTGGCCAGCGGCGTGAGCGACGTGGTGCTGGTGGGAGGTGTGGAAAAGATGACGGACGTGAGCACCGACCAAGCCACCGCTGCCCTGGCCACAGCGGCCGACCAGGAATACGAAGTCTATTTTGGTGCTACCTTCCCCGCGCTCTATGCCATGATGGCCAGGGCACACATGCACCAGTTCGGCACCACGCGCGAGCAACTTGCCCAAGTGGCGGTGAAGAACCATTATCACGGTTCCATGAACCCACACGCCCAATTCCCGCACAAGATAACCGTCGAGGACGTGCTCAATTCCCTGGTCGTCGCCGACCCGCTGCGGGTGTTGGACTGCTCTCCGATTACTGACGGAGCGGCCGCAGTTGTCATCTGTTCCCTCTCCACCGCCAAGAAGATCTGCAAAAAGCCCATTGTCAAGCTCATTGGTTGTGGGCACGCCACCGACACAATCGCCTTGCATAGTCGCAGCGATCTCACCTACCTCCAGGCAACGGCACTGGCTGCGGAGCGGGCTTTGGCCATGGCTGGGAAAAGGCACGAGGATATCGATCTCATCGAACTGCACGATTGCTTCACCATCGCTGAGCTCATCGTGCTGGAGTCCATGGGTTTCCTGGAGAGAGGAAAAGCCGGGGAGGCGACTGCATCTGGCGTAACCACCTTAGGCGGCAAGTTGCCGGTGAACACCAGCGGCGGCCTGAAGGCAAAAGGACATCCAGTGGGAGCCACCGGAGTGGCCCACGTGGTGGAGATTGTCCAACAACTGCGTGGCGAAGCAGGTGCACGGCAGGTAGAAGGCGCAAGGGCGGGGCTCACGCAGAACATGGGCGGCACCGGTGGCAGCACACTGGTGCATATCCTGGAGGTGCTCTGA